One Streptomyces sp. ML-6 genomic region harbors:
- the sucD gene encoding succinate--CoA ligase subunit alpha, translated as MAIFLTKDSKVIVQGMTGATGMKHTKLMLGDGTNIVGGVNPRKAGTSVDFDGTEVPVFGSVAEAMEKTGANVSVLFVPPAFAKAAVVEAIDAEIPLAVVITEGIAVHDSAAFWAYATSKGNKTRIIGPNCPGLITPGQSNAGIIPGDITKPGRIGLVSKSGTLTYQMMYELRDIGFSSAVGIGGDPVIGTTHIDALAAFEADPETDLIVMIGEIGGDAEERAADFIKANVTKPVVGYVAGFTAPEGKTMGHAGAIVSGSSGTAQAKKEALEAAGVKVGKTPTETAKLAREILGA; from the coding sequence ATGGCTATCTTCCTCACCAAGGACAGCAAGGTCATCGTCCAGGGGATGACCGGCGCCACCGGCATGAAGCACACCAAGCTCATGCTCGGTGACGGCACCAACATCGTCGGCGGCGTGAACCCGCGCAAGGCCGGTACGTCCGTCGACTTCGACGGCACCGAGGTACCCGTCTTCGGCTCGGTCGCGGAGGCGATGGAGAAGACCGGCGCGAACGTGTCCGTCCTCTTCGTGCCGCCGGCCTTCGCCAAGGCCGCCGTCGTCGAGGCGATCGACGCCGAGATCCCGCTCGCCGTCGTGATCACCGAGGGCATCGCCGTCCACGACTCGGCCGCCTTCTGGGCGTACGCGACGTCGAAGGGCAACAAGACCCGGATCATCGGCCCGAACTGCCCCGGTCTGATCACCCCCGGCCAGTCCAACGCCGGCATCATCCCGGGCGACATCACCAAGCCCGGCCGCATCGGTCTCGTGTCCAAGTCCGGCACGCTGACCTACCAGATGATGTACGAGCTGCGCGACATCGGCTTCTCCTCCGCCGTCGGCATCGGTGGCGACCCGGTCATCGGCACGACGCACATCGACGCCCTCGCGGCGTTCGAGGCCGACCCGGAGACCGACCTGATCGTGATGATCGGTGAGATCGGCGGCGACGCCGAGGAGCGTGCGGCCGACTTCATCAAGGCCAACGTCACCAAGCCGGTCGTCGGTTACGTCGCGGGCTTCACCGCCCCCGAGGGCAAGACCATGGGCCACGCGGGCGCCATCGTCTCCGGCTCCTCCGGCACCGCCCAGGCGAAGAAGGAGGCCCTCGAGGCCGCCGGCGTCAAGGTCGGCAAGACGCCGACCGAGACGGCCAAGCTGGCGCGCGAGATCCTCGGCGCCTGA
- a CDS encoding sigma factor-like helix-turn-helix DNA-binding protein, whose translation MTRSPADPAAVHPLPSPKERRRLREAKSLSEEQVATAVGVTRATVRAWETGRSSPRGRKREAYARLIGGGRTGPQAPPPNTRTKTAPAKTRPKAAAKRAARPTSPTTVGRLPKPVVSTKPGPSAQPSSGPPNPVEATGSTAMAPTEPGTTPDLPGTPTTRRAPAIKRVSVTKRTSTTGRASLTKRASGTKGASAAPPAAPRTPAAPPSAPVMPVASPAPAAAPEDGTDRDGTVGHRTDGDRPDGLSPTEAFDALYRHCAEALFRQAFLLTGRRALARESVAQAFALAWDRWPEVAVDRDPVGWVRAATYEYAVSPWHRLRRAHRRPDPPQAEPGARALLDALLALPPSYRRTLLLHDGVGLDLPDTAAETEASTPAAASRLMNARAAIAERLSAPTEDPTTDAASDAGSGQFGAEAFADRPALLHEQLGALALAQPCGSLLPPAVVREGSERKAQLWTRAAVSFTVLIIGLTLFTLATATARYEAPASPARQVDGVPPRSGPEKLTPQDLKLRKKLHGELVRGPARLVPGAG comes from the coding sequence ATGACGCGGAGTCCGGCCGATCCGGCCGCTGTCCACCCACTCCCCTCCCCCAAGGAGCGCCGCAGACTGCGCGAGGCGAAGTCACTGAGTGAGGAGCAGGTGGCGACGGCCGTGGGCGTCACCCGGGCCACGGTCCGGGCCTGGGAGACGGGACGCAGTTCTCCCCGGGGGCGGAAGCGCGAGGCATACGCCAGGCTGATCGGCGGAGGCAGGACGGGCCCGCAGGCCCCGCCTCCGAACACACGGACCAAGACGGCCCCCGCGAAAACCCGGCCGAAGGCCGCCGCCAAGCGGGCCGCCCGACCGACGTCGCCGACGACGGTCGGGCGGCTGCCCAAACCGGTGGTGTCCACGAAACCGGGACCGTCCGCGCAGCCGTCGTCCGGTCCGCCGAACCCCGTCGAAGCCACCGGGAGCACCGCCATGGCCCCGACCGAACCCGGCACCACCCCGGATCTGCCCGGCACGCCCACCACCCGCCGCGCACCGGCGATCAAACGCGTGTCGGTCACCAAACGCACGTCCACCACCGGGCGCGCGTCACTCACCAAGCGCGCGTCAGGCACCAAAGGCGCGTCCGCAGCACCACCTGCGGCGCCCAGGACACCCGCGGCGCCCCCCTCGGCACCCGTGATGCCCGTCGCGTCCCCCGCGCCCGCAGCGGCCCCGGAGGACGGGACCGACAGGGACGGGACCGTCGGACACCGAACCGACGGGGACCGGCCCGACGGGCTCTCCCCCACCGAGGCGTTCGACGCCCTGTACCGGCACTGCGCCGAGGCCCTCTTCCGGCAGGCCTTCCTGCTGACCGGGCGCCGGGCCCTCGCCCGGGAGTCCGTGGCGCAGGCCTTCGCCCTGGCCTGGGACCGCTGGCCCGAGGTCGCGGTGGACCGGGACCCGGTGGGCTGGGTACGGGCCGCGACGTACGAGTACGCCGTGTCGCCGTGGCACCGGCTGCGCCGCGCCCACCGCCGCCCCGACCCGCCGCAGGCCGAGCCCGGTGCGCGGGCCCTGCTCGACGCGCTGCTCGCGCTGCCGCCCTCGTACCGGCGCACCCTGCTGCTCCATGACGGTGTCGGCCTGGACCTGCCGGACACGGCGGCGGAGACGGAGGCGAGCACCCCGGCGGCGGCGAGCCGGCTGATGAACGCCCGTGCCGCGATCGCCGAGCGGCTCTCCGCGCCGACGGAGGACCCCACCACCGATGCCGCGTCCGACGCCGGTTCCGGGCAGTTCGGGGCCGAGGCGTTCGCCGACCGGCCGGCGCTCCTGCACGAACAGCTCGGCGCGCTCGCCCTGGCCCAGCCCTGCGGCTCGCTCCTTCCGCCCGCCGTGGTCCGCGAGGGCAGCGAGCGCAAGGCCCAGCTGTGGACCAGGGCGGCCGTCTCCTTCACGGTGCTGATCATCGGCCTGACGCTGTTCACCCTGGCGACGGCCACGGCACGGTACGAGGCCCCGGCGTCACCCGCCCGGCAGGTCGACGGAGTGCCGCCGCGCAGCGGTCCGGAGAAGCTGACGCCGCAGGACCTGAAGCTGCGGAAGAAGCTGCACGGCGAACTCGTGCGGGGCCCGGCCCGGCTGGTCCCCGGCGCCGGCTGA
- a CDS encoding DUF6350 family protein, which translates to MTERSPSPPAESHRSTAPLFALLRGAVAAGLGLGSLTVLVLVLWICSPDPESSSGGALHTAAGLWLLAHGAELIRTDTLSGVPAPIGLVPLLLTVVPVRLVHRAVRDALADEERPASSTRVTFLMTVGGYLLVGAAVAVYARGGGELSVRPMSLLLPSAVVVMGAAAAGVRTVAGRPAGPLPSWVPVRLHEALAPGRFGERARTACRSAAAGAAVLLGGGALLVAVALVRHAESVQQSFGRLAGDGAGQVSVLLLALVLVPNAAVWAAAYGLGPGFALGTASTVTPIAFSGSPALPAFPLLAAVPAEGPGTAPNWAAGVVPVAAGATIAWFTVHRAAPAHAAREEAWSLRETALTAALGAVGCGIGMAVLAAVSGGPLGTRALAEFGPVWWLTGAAALGWTMLIGVPGALLLRTWRLREYDENEGEDGAGTGAGGGERPGRKQGERQDRQEGDGEGQRRWWSWRGRRGDVGAAGAEPPVPDAVSVAAPAPAPKPKTKPKPKPKADVGVSGASGTGGAAVAVPAPTTVPAPSVRVPGPAGTPCPAVAPRPDEGEGEDGDDGLEPYDFLPTDPWHGRTARPGEAGPSGDR; encoded by the coding sequence ATGACCGAACGCAGTCCGTCGCCGCCGGCGGAGTCCCACCGGTCCACCGCGCCGCTCTTCGCCCTCCTGCGCGGGGCGGTCGCGGCCGGGCTGGGGCTGGGCTCGTTGACCGTGCTCGTCCTGGTGCTGTGGATCTGCTCCCCGGACCCGGAGAGCAGCTCCGGCGGCGCCCTCCACACGGCGGCCGGACTCTGGCTGCTCGCCCACGGCGCCGAGCTGATCAGGACCGACACGCTCAGCGGGGTTCCCGCTCCGATCGGCCTCGTTCCGCTGCTGCTCACCGTGGTGCCGGTGCGGCTCGTGCACCGGGCGGTCCGGGACGCGCTGGCCGACGAGGAGCGCCCGGCGTCCTCGACGAGGGTCACCTTCCTCATGACCGTCGGCGGGTACCTGCTGGTGGGGGCGGCCGTCGCGGTCTACGCGCGGGGCGGCGGCGAGCTGTCCGTGCGCCCGATGTCACTGCTCCTCCCGTCGGCCGTCGTAGTGATGGGCGCCGCGGCGGCGGGGGTCCGGACGGTGGCCGGACGCCCGGCCGGACCGCTGCCGTCCTGGGTGCCCGTGCGGCTGCACGAGGCGCTGGCGCCCGGCCGGTTCGGGGAACGGGCGAGGACGGCGTGCCGCTCGGCCGCGGCCGGGGCGGCGGTGCTGCTCGGCGGCGGGGCGCTGCTCGTCGCGGTGGCGCTGGTCCGGCACGCGGAGTCCGTGCAGCAGTCGTTCGGCCGGCTCGCGGGCGACGGGGCGGGGCAGGTCTCGGTCCTGCTGCTCGCGCTGGTGCTGGTGCCGAACGCGGCGGTCTGGGCCGCGGCGTACGGGCTCGGGCCGGGCTTCGCGCTCGGTACGGCGTCCACGGTCACCCCGATCGCCTTCTCGGGGAGCCCGGCGCTGCCCGCCTTCCCGTTGCTCGCCGCGGTACCGGCCGAGGGCCCCGGCACGGCCCCGAACTGGGCGGCCGGGGTGGTGCCGGTCGCGGCGGGGGCGACGATCGCCTGGTTCACGGTGCACCGGGCCGCGCCCGCGCACGCGGCACGGGAGGAGGCGTGGAGCCTGCGGGAGACCGCGCTGACGGCCGCCCTGGGCGCGGTGGGGTGCGGGATCGGCATGGCGGTGCTGGCGGCGGTGTCGGGAGGGCCGCTCGGGACCCGGGCCCTGGCGGAGTTCGGGCCGGTGTGGTGGCTGACGGGGGCGGCGGCCCTGGGGTGGACGATGCTCATCGGCGTTCCGGGAGCGCTCCTGCTGAGGACCTGGCGGCTGCGGGAGTACGACGAGAACGAAGGCGAGGACGGGGCCGGAACCGGCGCCGGGGGCGGGGAACGGCCGGGCCGGAAGCAGGGGGAGCGGCAGGACCGGCAGGAAGGGGACGGCGAGGGGCAGCGGCGGTGGTGGTCGTGGCGCGGCCGTCGGGGTGATGTCGGGGCGGCCGGGGCCGAACCGCCCGTACCGGATGCCGTGTCCGTGGCCGCCCCGGCCCCCGCCCCGAAACCGAAGACGAAGCCCAAGCCGAAACCGAAGGCCGATGTCGGTGTCAGTGGTGCCAGCGGTACTGGTGGGGCGGCGGTGGCCGTGCCCGCACCCACCACCGTGCCCGCCCCCTCCGTCCGGGTGCCGGGCCCGGCCGGCACGCCCTGCCCGGCCGTCGCGCCCCGCCCTGACGAGGGCGAGGGCGAAGACGGGGACGACGGCCTCGAACCGTATGACTTCCTGCCGACCGACCCCTGGCACGGGCGGACGGCCCGGCCAGGAGAGGCCGGACCGTCCGGGGACCGGTGA
- the purN gene encoding phosphoribosylglycinamide formyltransferase, with product MASPPPSAAPARLVVLVSGSGTNLQALLDAIGDDPEGFGAQVVAVGADRSGIAGLERAERAGLPTFVCRVKDHATREEWDAALAAATAEHRPDLVVSAGFMKIVGKEFLARFGGRFVNTHPALLPSFPGAHGVRDALAYGVKVTGCTVHFVDDGVDTGPIIAQGVVEVTEEDTAEGEEALHERIKQVERKLLVEAVGRLARDGYRIEGRKVHLGHVGE from the coding sequence GTGGCCTCCCCGCCCCCCTCCGCCGCCCCGGCCCGTCTGGTCGTACTGGTCTCCGGTTCGGGCACGAATCTCCAGGCGCTGCTCGACGCCATCGGTGACGACCCCGAGGGCTTCGGCGCACAGGTCGTCGCGGTCGGCGCCGACCGCTCCGGCATCGCCGGCCTCGAACGGGCGGAGCGCGCCGGACTGCCGACCTTCGTGTGCCGGGTCAAGGACCACGCCACCCGCGAGGAGTGGGACGCGGCGCTCGCGGCCGCGACGGCCGAACACCGCCCGGACCTCGTGGTGTCCGCGGGGTTCATGAAGATCGTGGGCAAGGAGTTCCTCGCCCGGTTCGGCGGCCGGTTCGTCAACACCCACCCCGCCCTGCTCCCCAGCTTTCCCGGTGCCCACGGGGTGCGTGACGCCCTCGCGTACGGCGTGAAGGTCACCGGGTGCACCGTCCACTTCGTCGACGACGGCGTCGACACCGGCCCGATCATCGCGCAGGGCGTGGTCGAGGTGACCGAAGAGGACACGGCGGAGGGCGAAGAGGCCCTCCACGAACGCATCAAACAAGTCGAGCGCAAGCTGCTCGTCGAGGCCGTCGGCCGGCTCGCCCGCGACGGCTATCGCATTGAGGGACGAAAGGTTCATCTCGGTCATGTCGGTGAATAA
- the purH gene encoding bifunctional phosphoribosylaminoimidazolecarboxamide formyltransferase/IMP cyclohydrolase, with product MSVNKPIRRALVSVYDKTGLEDLARGLHEAGVELVSTGSTAGRIAAAGVPVTKVEELTGFPECLDGRVKTLHPRVHAGILADLRLDAHREQLAELGVEPFDLVVVNLYPFSATVESGASDDECVEQIDIGGPSMVRAAAKNHPSVAVVTSPERYADVLAAVKAGGFDLTARKRLAAEAFQHTAAYDVAVASWFADEYAADGDSGFPEFFGETFARKNVLRYGENPHQPAALYAAATGTGGLAGAEQLHGKEMSYNNYTDTDAARRAAYDHAEPCVAIIKHANPCGIAVADDVAEAHRKAHACDPLSAFGGVIAVNRPVTVAMAEQVAEIFTEVIVAPAYEDGAVEVLARKKNIRVLRCPDAPAAAVEVKPIDGGALLQVADRLQADGDDPANWTLATGEALTADELKELAFAWKACRAVKSNAILLAKDGASVGVGMGQVNRVDSAKLAVERAGEERARGSYAASDAFFPFPDGLEILTAAGVKAVAQPGGSVRDELVVEAAKKAGVTMYFTGTRHFFH from the coding sequence ATGTCGGTGAATAAGCCCATCCGCCGCGCCCTGGTCAGTGTCTACGACAAGACGGGGCTCGAAGACCTCGCCCGCGGTCTGCACGAGGCGGGTGTCGAGCTGGTCTCCACCGGCTCCACCGCCGGAAGGATCGCCGCCGCCGGAGTCCCGGTCACCAAGGTCGAGGAGCTCACCGGCTTCCCCGAGTGCCTCGACGGCCGCGTCAAGACGCTGCACCCGCGCGTCCACGCCGGCATCCTCGCCGACCTGCGCCTGGACGCCCACCGCGAGCAGCTCGCCGAGCTGGGCGTGGAGCCGTTCGACCTGGTGGTCGTCAACCTCTACCCGTTCTCCGCGACCGTCGAGTCCGGCGCCTCCGACGACGAGTGCGTCGAGCAGATCGACATCGGCGGCCCGTCGATGGTCCGCGCCGCCGCCAAGAACCACCCGTCCGTGGCGGTCGTGACCAGCCCCGAGCGCTACGCCGACGTCCTCGCGGCCGTCAAGGCGGGCGGCTTCGACCTGACCGCCCGCAAGCGCCTGGCCGCCGAGGCGTTCCAGCACACCGCCGCGTACGACGTCGCCGTGGCGTCCTGGTTCGCGGACGAGTACGCGGCCGACGGCGACTCGGGCTTCCCCGAGTTCTTCGGCGAGACCTTCGCGCGCAAGAACGTCCTGCGGTACGGCGAGAACCCGCACCAGCCCGCCGCGCTCTACGCCGCCGCCACCGGCACCGGCGGCCTGGCCGGGGCCGAGCAGCTGCACGGCAAGGAGATGTCGTACAACAACTACACGGACACCGACGCCGCGCGCCGGGCCGCGTACGACCACGCCGAGCCGTGCGTCGCGATCATCAAGCACGCCAACCCGTGCGGCATCGCGGTCGCCGACGACGTCGCCGAGGCGCACCGCAAGGCCCACGCCTGCGACCCGCTCTCCGCCTTCGGCGGCGTCATCGCCGTCAACCGCCCGGTGACCGTCGCGATGGCCGAGCAGGTCGCGGAGATCTTCACCGAGGTCATCGTCGCCCCGGCGTACGAGGACGGTGCCGTCGAGGTGCTGGCCCGCAAGAAGAACATCCGCGTGCTGCGCTGCCCCGACGCCCCGGCCGCCGCGGTCGAGGTCAAGCCGATCGACGGCGGTGCGCTGCTCCAGGTCGCCGACCGCCTCCAGGCCGACGGCGACGACCCGGCCAACTGGACCCTCGCCACCGGTGAGGCGCTGACCGCCGACGAGCTGAAGGAGCTCGCCTTCGCGTGGAAGGCGTGCCGCGCGGTCAAGTCCAACGCGATCCTGCTCGCCAAGGACGGCGCCTCGGTCGGCGTCGGCATGGGCCAGGTCAACCGCGTCGACTCCGCGAAGCTGGCCGTCGAGCGGGCCGGCGAGGAGCGCGCCCGCGGTTCGTACGCCGCCTCCGACGCGTTCTTCCCGTTCCCCGACGGGCTGGAGATCCTGACCGCGGCCGGGGTGAAGGCCGTGGCCCAGCCGGGCGGTTCGGTCCGTGACGAACTGGTCGTCGAGGCCGCGAAGAAGGCCGGCGTGACGATGTACTTCACGGGCACGCGCCACTTCTTCCACTGA
- a CDS encoding RDD family protein yields MSFGAPNPDPNNPYGQQPPQGQPGYGYPQQPPQGQPGYGYPQQPPQGQPGYGYPPQAPGTLQANNGYINVPVLGTVQVASMGRRLGARLLDGLIIGVLYGILTAVGVAGALGLAESAEDCGSSLDPGYQSCINDVGGSFFVTMLGMLALFGLITLLYEWLMIALVGATLGKMALGLKVVKENTGQNPGLGGGFIRWIIPIVGAFLCYIGAVLVYLSPFFDNSGKLQGWHDRAAGTIVVKK; encoded by the coding sequence ATGAGTTTCGGCGCCCCGAACCCGGACCCGAACAATCCGTACGGCCAGCAGCCCCCGCAGGGCCAGCCCGGCTACGGATACCCGCAGCAGCCGCCGCAGGGCCAGCCGGGCTACGGATACCCGCAGCAGCCCCCGCAGGGTCAGCCGGGCTACGGATACCCGCCCCAGGCCCCGGGCACGCTCCAGGCCAACAACGGCTACATCAACGTCCCGGTCCTCGGCACGGTCCAGGTCGCCTCGATGGGCCGCCGTCTCGGCGCGCGCCTCCTCGACGGCCTGATCATCGGTGTCCTCTACGGCATCCTCACCGCGGTCGGCGTGGCCGGCGCCCTGGGGCTCGCCGAGAGCGCCGAGGACTGTGGTTCCTCCCTGGACCCGGGTTACCAGTCCTGCATCAATGACGTGGGCGGCAGCTTCTTCGTCACCATGCTCGGCATGCTGGCCCTCTTCGGCCTGATCACGCTGCTCTACGAGTGGCTGATGATCGCGCTGGTCGGCGCGACCCTCGGCAAGATGGCCCTCGGCCTGAAGGTCGTCAAGGAGAACACCGGCCAGAACCCGGGCCTCGGCGGCGGCTTCATCCGCTGGATCATCCCGATCGTCGGCGCGTTCCTCTGCTACATCGGCGCCGTCCTGGTCTACCTGTCGCCGTTCTTCGACAACTCCGGCAAGCTTCAGGGCTGGCACGACCGTGCCGCCGGAACCATCGTCGTCAAGAAGTAA